DNA sequence from the SAR202 cluster bacterium genome:
TCAGGGCAACTATGGCATCCACCAGGGCTTCGACGAGTCGCGCCGCATCCAGGCCGCCGGCTTCGTCGTCCGCGAGCAGTCCGACACCCCCAGCAGCGCCGGCAGCCGCGGCACCCTCCACGAATTCCTGGCCTCCCAGGGCGTCCCCGGCATCTACGACGTCGATACCCGCGCCATAACCCGCCGCCTGCGCAATCGAGGTGTTATGATGGGCGTTATCACCCTCGACTCGCCCCAAGAGGCCCTCGCCCGCCTCCGCGACCTCCCGCGATACGACGACGTGGACTTTGTCCGCACCGTCACTACCGACAAACCCTACCACTGGGATACCGAGGGCGCCGACAGGCCCAAGCACCGTATCCTGGTGGACGACTACGGCCTTAAGTACAACATCCTGCGGCTTCTTCGCCAGCGTGACTGCGAGGTCATCGCCGTCCCCGCCTCCGCTTCCGCCGAAGACGTCCTCTCCCAGAAACCCGACGGCATCGTCCTTTCCCCCGGCCCCGGCGACCCTGCCCTGCTGGACTACGCCGTCGCCAACGCTGGCAAGCTCATTGGCCGGGTGCCTATCCTGGGTATCTGCCTCGGCCATCAGATCGTCGGGCGCGCGCTGGGCGCCAAGACCTTCAAACTCAAGTTTGGCCATCGCGGCGCCAACCATCCTGTTAAGGACATGGCCACGGGCCGCGTCTATATCACCGCCCAGAACCACGGCTACGCCGTCGACGGCGACACCTTGCCGTCAGGCCTGCGCGTCAGCCACCTCAACCTCAACGACGGCACCGTGGAGGGCATGTCCCACCGGGAACACCCCCTCATCACTATCCAGTACCACTCCGAGGCATCCCCAGGGCCCAAGGACAACGAGTATCTGTTTGACCGCTTCATCGGGCTGGTGGAAGCGGCAAAACTGGGGCAAGGCGGCTTGAAAATTTCTTGAAGACAAGGAGGTTAAAGGGTCAGAATGTATAGCCACGTCCCTTGGGAAGGCCCTTCGTGTCCTGAGGGTTTCATTTTGCGGCCTGTGGCCGCGTCAATGGAGGACAGAGGCTATATGTTCGGACAGTTTCTTCTGGACCAGGGAGTAGAGCTTAAACTTAACGCGGACCTGGACGACGTCCTGGACTTTGTGGACAAGGAGATCCCCTCCTTCGCCTGCGGCGACTACGGCTACCGCATCATCTCCGGCAAAGGAATTATCGGCAGCGAGTGGAAGCTGCTGGTAAAGCCCCGGGATCTCAAGTCCTTGAAGACCCTGGACAACACGGTGGGCCATCTGGTCATTGGGCGCACGGAAGCCGGGGACATCATGTTCAAGGTGCCGCCCCGCGCTGAGTGGCATCAGGGCCAGGACCGCCCCAGCGACCAGGACACCAAGCTTTTCTCCAGCTTCATCTTCCAGACTCTTAACGTCTTCCAGAAGCGGGGATACATCAAGCTCCCTGGCGCCGTCCCCGTAGCCTAAAGCCCCCGGTCCCCTAACCAGCCCGCCGGGCACTGCCCTCGGTTCCGTCCGCCGCGGCGGACGGGAAGTGAGCAGGAATATGCTGGCGTTCTTTTCCAAGAGCGCCTGAGAAAGCGGGCGTTATGGCGGACAAACCAAAAAAGGTCCTGGTTATCGGGTCGGGGCCTATCGTTATCGGGCAAGCGGCGGAGTTCGACTACGCCGGCGCGCAGGCGTGCAAGTCCCTCCGAGAGGAGGGCGTCAC
Encoded proteins:
- the carA gene encoding glutamine-hydrolyzing carbamoyl-phosphate synthase small subunit is translated as QGNYGIHQGFDESRRIQAAGFVVREQSDTPSSAGSRGTLHEFLASQGVPGIYDVDTRAITRRLRNRGVMMGVITLDSPQEALARLRDLPRYDDVDFVRTVTTDKPYHWDTEGADRPKHRILVDDYGLKYNILRLLRQRDCEVIAVPASASAEDVLSQKPDGIVLSPGPGDPALLDYAVANAGKLIGRVPILGICLGHQIVGRALGAKTFKLKFGHRGANHPVKDMATGRVYITAQNHGYAVDGDTLPSGLRVSHLNLNDGTVEGMSHREHPLITIQYHSEASPGPKDNEYLFDRFIGLVEAAKLGQGGLKIS